The genomic window TGCTGCCCAGGATGTGGAAATACACGATGAATCAGAGGACAACAAATCAAGAAAAGGGGCAAATAGTGATCTGTCACAAACAATTCCAAGTGGTACAAAATCCCAGATTTCCTTCTAGTTTATCTATCAGTATTGCAATCAAGTtcttatgaatttatttttcaattactcGTTGCTATTCTGTTATCattgaaagtgaaagttcttaagccaaaTCCTAACAATTGTAATAACCGGCTTGGATACGGAAttgttatacaaaattattatggTTAAGCATAGTGAAACAGCTtggaacaaagaaaacaaactttgcGGCTGGTTTGATGCTCCCTGGAGTAAAAAAGGGATTCAGGAAGCCCATGCTGCTGATCATACTTTGAAGAGAAAAGGCTACCAATTTGATACTGCTCTTACATCAGTTTTGACTAGAGCTCAGCATACCTTGaaagtcattcttgaagaaattgAGCAGTCTAGCCTTCCCGTTGAGAAGACTTGGCGACTAAAATGGCGACTAAGAGGTATTGTCAAACATTTGGATAAACTGTCTGATGAAGCTATTATGGGAATAAACTTGCTAAATAGAATACCTTTCGTTTATTAACTTGATGACAATTTGAAACCGATTAAATGTATGCAATTCCTTGGCGATTAAGAAACTGTATACAAAGCTATGGAAGATGTTACTAATAAAGGAAAACCCAAAAGAGCAAGAATCATACAAATCTTTTAACTGTTATGGTCTATTAATAGTTAGTACTAGCTGTCATGGATGTTAGAAGAAGAATACCTGTTAAACCTCAAGATGTTAAAAATGATCCTGGACAAATTTGTGATATCGAAACTGACCAAGATCATAGAGTTGCCTTAGATAGTGATGCTGCCCAGGATGTGGAAATACACGATGAATCAGAAGACGACAAATCAAGAAAAGGGGCAAATAGTGATCTGTCAAAACAATTCCAAGTGGTGCAAACAAAATCCCGGATTTTCTTCTAGTTTATCTATCAGTATTGCaatcatgtttttattaatttttttttcaagtactcGTTGCTATTCTGTTCTCattgaaagtgaaagttcttaagccaaaTCATAACAATTGTAATAACCGGCTTGGAtactacttacttacttgtacttggtGTCACGTTCGAGCCTTGTCCAGGCCCATCGTGGCATCCAGAATTTGTCGACATGCCTCTCTCCATTGCTCTCTTTCAAGTGCGATTGGCTCGATCAACTGGATCCATTGTCCATTCCATCGGTGCCCGTGCTTCTTGAAACCTCCCATTGGCTCGAGGTCGGCTCTAACTGTTGataaccatgtctttttttgtcCTCCAGGCTTCCTCTTCCAGTGCGCAAGGGGTTGGCATTTCAAGCACTGTTTGCTGAAAGAGTCATCCGGTCGGCGCAGTgtatgcccgaaccatcgtaggCGTCTCGCTTTGACAACATCAGAGACAAGTGGTATATCACCACATCTTCTTCTGATGACATCGTTACGGACGCGGTCAGAGAGACGCAGGCCAAGAATACAGCGAAGACACTTGTGGTGGAAGACATTCAGGTTATTAGCTTCCCCAGCTCTGAGGGGCCACGTTTCGCAACCATAAAGAAGCACAGAGAGGACCAAGGCGTTATATATCCG from Artemia franciscana chromosome 10, ASM3288406v1, whole genome shotgun sequence includes these protein-coding regions:
- the LOC136032439 gene encoding 2,3-bisphosphoglycerate-dependent phosphoglycerate mutase-like, encoding MVKHSETAWNKENKLCGWFDAPWSKKGIQEAHAADHTLKRKGYQFDTALTSVLTRAQHTLKVILEEIEQSSLPVEKTWRLKWRLRGIVKHLDKLSDEAIMGINLLNRIPFVY